The following proteins come from a genomic window of Peptoniphilus equinus:
- a CDS encoding penicillin-binding transpeptidase domain-containing protein: protein MKKSNRRAHQIKNRLASSNAKIIYIFIAMALFLCVLIIRLFWINIVRGESLTRAALNQLTSTEEVQADRGLILDRNHKEFVVNVTKSNVYYNMNFKRGNTYTENERKERNKSIEEDSKAIAKVLNVNWEDLKAKFKGERVVLLARNVDRDVAKTLQNLKLSHLSVEDVQRRYYPQNSMLSETLGFVTDDGVGQYGLESRYDDALSGISGKTISIRTNTHSQIPLTEEENYAPKEGQNLILTIDGTIQKICESIADATRIDQNAEEVNIIVQNVKTGDILAMVSSQSYDANNPKNPVGEEQERIWDGLSDGEKTDTWYKNWSNYNVSSQFEPGSTFKVFTAAAALEQATTYPMKEYYCPGYYDAFKDAVIKCSSTNRGKKTMEQAMIESCNVTLINMANELGKDSFLNYIKSFGFGERTGIDLPAEAVGTVPKKASDISGVNLATMSYGHGVAVTPIQLINSFTAIVNGGDLLTPKIADSLEDRSGNVIKKFEPQIKRKIISEQTSQQMLDILYKVVEEGTGKKARVEGYKIGGKTGTAYIPSEAGGYEDAYISSFLGVAPVDNPEISVLVVVQKPVGNFYAATVAAPAAGEVFEKTLEHLGVKREVKEATDGEAVSVPNLMNRLVSDAGRELVDLGLKFNTNVEDLSDASVVVKQTPNPETVVSQGSIVDLFVSTKEAPIMPDLTGMSKKEAQQVLKDLDVSYNMKGEGYVVDQSVQPGTKLKEGTVITFEMSEQISSTDTKDSGNETHRPSEKTMNTASETMSNTTSNHAHHHDIGEEPRNASNEE from the coding sequence ATGAAAAAATCTAATCGGAGAGCACATCAGATAAAGAATCGCTTGGCATCGTCCAATGCGAAAATCATCTACATCTTTATTGCGATGGCTCTTTTCTTATGTGTATTAATTATTCGTCTCTTTTGGATTAATATTGTCAGAGGTGAGTCACTGACTCGAGCCGCTTTAAATCAGTTAACCAGTACGGAAGAAGTACAGGCGGATCGGGGGCTGATTTTAGATCGCAATCACAAAGAGTTTGTGGTGAATGTCACAAAGTCCAACGTTTACTACAATATGAACTTTAAGCGAGGAAACACGTACACCGAGAATGAGCGTAAAGAGCGCAATAAGAGCATCGAAGAAGATTCGAAGGCCATCGCTAAAGTCCTGAACGTGAATTGGGAAGACTTAAAAGCAAAATTTAAAGGTGAACGTGTAGTCCTGCTGGCACGGAACGTAGATCGGGATGTAGCAAAAACCTTACAAAATTTAAAGTTATCCCACCTTTCCGTTGAGGATGTGCAGCGACGCTACTATCCTCAGAATTCTATGCTCAGTGAAACGCTGGGGTTTGTCACGGACGATGGGGTTGGACAATATGGCTTAGAGTCCCGTTATGATGACGCCTTAAGCGGAATTTCGGGGAAGACCATATCTATTCGTACCAACACACATTCACAAATTCCTCTGACCGAGGAGGAAAATTATGCCCCGAAAGAAGGGCAGAACTTAATTTTAACCATTGATGGCACCATTCAAAAAATTTGTGAATCTATTGCAGATGCCACACGCATTGATCAGAATGCAGAAGAAGTCAACATCATCGTACAAAATGTGAAGACCGGCGACATCCTCGCCATGGTATCTTCCCAGAGTTATGATGCCAACAATCCGAAGAATCCCGTAGGTGAAGAACAGGAGCGGATATGGGACGGCTTGTCTGATGGAGAGAAAACGGATACGTGGTATAAGAATTGGTCTAATTATAATGTAAGCTCGCAGTTCGAACCCGGTTCGACCTTTAAGGTCTTTACGGCGGCTGCCGCGTTGGAGCAAGCCACCACATATCCTATGAAAGAATACTACTGTCCCGGCTATTATGATGCTTTTAAAGATGCAGTCATTAAATGTTCATCCACTAACCGGGGGAAGAAAACGATGGAGCAGGCCATGATTGAATCCTGCAACGTCACGTTAATCAACATGGCGAATGAGCTTGGTAAGGATTCTTTTTTAAACTACATTAAGTCTTTCGGATTTGGGGAACGTACAGGGATTGACTTACCGGCAGAAGCCGTTGGGACTGTACCGAAGAAAGCATCTGACATCTCCGGTGTGAACCTTGCCACGATGAGTTATGGTCATGGGGTTGCTGTAACGCCGATTCAGCTCATCAACAGTTTTACTGCAATAGTAAATGGCGGCGATCTGCTCACCCCTAAGATTGCTGACAGTCTTGAAGATCGCAGCGGCAACGTGATAAAAAAGTTTGAGCCTCAAATCAAGCGTAAAATTATTTCGGAACAAACTTCGCAACAGATGCTGGACATTCTCTATAAAGTTGTGGAGGAAGGTACCGGTAAAAAAGCGCGTGTAGAAGGTTACAAGATCGGCGGCAAAACCGGTACGGCTTATATACCGTCGGAGGCCGGCGGATATGAAGACGCCTATATCTCATCCTTCTTAGGCGTAGCGCCTGTGGACAATCCTGAGATTTCTGTGCTTGTGGTAGTACAAAAGCCTGTCGGCAATTTCTACGCAGCGACGGTGGCTGCACCGGCAGCAGGGGAGGTTTTTGAAAAGACCTTGGAACACCTCGGTGTAAAACGCGAAGTGAAGGAAGCGACTGATGGCGAAGCTGTGAGCGTTCCAAACTTGATGAACAGACTGGTTAGCGATGCCGGCAGAGAGCTGGTAGATTTGGGACTTAAGTTCAATACGAATGTTGAGGATTTAAGTGATGCCAGTGTGGTAGTAAAACAAACGCCGAATCCGGAAACTGTGGTAAGTCAAGGCAGCATTGTCGACCTTTTTGTATCCACAAAAGAAGCGCCGATTATGCCAGACTTGACCGGAATGTCCAAGAAGGAAGCTCAACAGGTTTTAAAAGATCTCGATGTAAGCTATAATATGAAGGGTGAGGGATACGTGGTGGACCAATCCGTTCAACCCGGAACAAAACTTAAAGAAGGTACGGTCATTACATTTGAAATGAGCGAACAAATTTCATCGACGGATACGAAGGATTCAGGCAATGAAACGCATAGGCCCTCAGAAAAAACTATGAATACAGCGAGTGAAACTATGTCAAATACGACCTCAAATCACGCACATCATCACGATATTGGGGAAGAACCTCGAAACGCTTCAAATGAGGAATGA
- a CDS encoding FtsW/RodA/SpoVE family cell cycle protein: MKIKGKKRGDLIFFIIVLLLIGSGMAAVTSASYPEGLKEFSDGMYFAKRYMAYMVVGFAGMFVAYTLPRDFTRKFAPHLFYITIGLMLLVVLGFGKGSHGQDRWFQVPGTSFSFQPSDFIKISSVLFLAKFLSEHRLELYKKDVFFKVVLILGVSVLPVMLKDLSTAVVIGASLMTMYFVAGLYMYQFVTLCGLGVLVLIPMLYKYSYRLTRIFSFFNKSQGALNENYQINQSLYAIAMGGIGGVGYFRSRQKYQNLAEAHNDFIFSVICEEFGMIGGIFILLLFLGFFARGFAIATRSKNYFDKYVTVGLTSFIGIQALMNIGVGIGVFPVTGITLPFISYGGTALIIAMTSAGFILRVSKDV; the protein is encoded by the coding sequence TTGAAGATTAAAGGGAAAAAAAGGGGCGATCTGATTTTTTTTATCATCGTCCTCTTACTCATTGGCTCGGGGATGGCGGCGGTGACTTCAGCGTCCTATCCTGAAGGCTTAAAAGAGTTTTCTGACGGCATGTACTTTGCTAAACGTTATATGGCCTATATGGTAGTGGGTTTTGCCGGAATGTTTGTGGCTTATACCTTGCCTCGAGACTTCACGCGCAAGTTTGCACCGCACCTTTTTTATATTACCATCGGCCTTATGCTGTTAGTAGTTTTGGGTTTTGGTAAGGGTTCTCACGGGCAGGATCGCTGGTTTCAAGTCCCGGGGACTTCATTTTCCTTTCAGCCGTCGGACTTTATTAAGATTTCATCTGTACTTTTTTTGGCGAAATTCCTTTCTGAACACCGTCTTGAGCTTTACAAAAAAGACGTGTTTTTCAAAGTGGTACTCATATTAGGTGTTTCTGTTTTGCCTGTCATGCTCAAGGACCTTTCTACGGCTGTTGTCATTGGGGCGAGCTTAATGACTATGTATTTTGTGGCAGGACTGTATATGTATCAGTTTGTGACTTTGTGTGGCTTAGGTGTTTTAGTTCTTATTCCGATGCTCTATAAGTACAGCTACAGACTGACACGGATTTTCAGTTTTTTTAATAAGTCGCAAGGTGCGTTAAACGAAAACTATCAAATCAATCAATCTCTATATGCCATTGCTATGGGCGGTATCGGCGGCGTAGGCTACTTTCGTTCCAGACAAAAATACCAAAATTTGGCGGAAGCTCATAACGACTTTATCTTTTCAGTTATTTGCGAAGAGTTTGGTATGATTGGCGGCATTTTTATTCTGCTGCTGTTTTTAGGTTTTTTTGCTCGAGGATTTGCTATTGCTACGCGATCGAAGAACTATTTTGACAAATATGTAACGGTAGGCCTGACTAGTTTTATCGGCATTCAGGCGTTGATGAATATTGGCGTGGGCATTGGTGTTTTTCCTGTTACAGGGATCACACTGCCATTTATTTCCTACGGAGGCACGGCGCTCATTATTGCCATGACTTCAGCCGGCTTCATACTTCGAGTTTCAAAGGATGTGTAA
- the rsmH gene encoding 16S rRNA (cytosine(1402)-N(4))-methyltransferase RsmH: MTFEHIPVLFKETIELLNIKPGGIYLDGTVGGAGHGSEILRRIGPQGLYIGIDQDLKAIDKAKQTLSRVGDNFKLFHSNYRDFQTVLDELNIDKVDGILLDLGVSSHQFDEGSRGFSYNVDARLDMRMDTTRDFSAWEIVNEYSKEELTRIIREYSEERFASRIAEGIVRARSNKSVDTTFELVDIIKKAIPAKFRQNGHPAKKTFQALRIETNDELGVLRSTLDKMVGALSPTGRMAVISFHSLEDRIVKETFKYLYLDCICSPQAPICTCSKRREIDIITRKPVTASQDELDHNNRAHSAKLRVCEKL; the protein is encoded by the coding sequence ATGACCTTTGAACACATACCGGTGCTTTTTAAAGAAACCATCGAATTGTTAAATATAAAACCCGGCGGTATCTATTTAGACGGGACTGTTGGCGGCGCCGGTCACGGCAGTGAAATCTTACGCCGCATTGGACCCCAAGGACTTTACATCGGCATCGATCAGGATTTAAAAGCCATCGACAAAGCAAAACAGACGTTAAGTCGCGTCGGAGACAATTTCAAACTCTTTCATAGTAACTATAGAGATTTTCAAACCGTCTTAGATGAATTGAATATTGATAAAGTGGATGGGATTCTTTTGGATCTGGGCGTCTCATCTCATCAGTTTGATGAAGGGAGTCGCGGATTCTCGTACAATGTGGATGCCCGACTGGATATGCGTATGGATACTACCCGCGATTTTTCCGCATGGGAAATCGTCAATGAGTACTCGAAGGAAGAGTTGACCAGAATTATCCGAGAATATTCAGAAGAGCGCTTTGCCTCCCGAATTGCTGAGGGTATTGTGCGGGCACGAAGCAATAAATCTGTCGATACCACGTTCGAACTGGTTGATATTATAAAAAAAGCCATACCTGCTAAATTCCGTCAAAATGGACATCCTGCCAAAAAAACATTTCAAGCACTACGCATTGAAACGAATGACGAATTGGGCGTGCTTAGAAGTACGTTGGATAAAATGGTGGGGGCTTTAAGTCCGACAGGTCGAATGGCTGTGATTTCTTTTCATTCGTTGGAAGATCGCATTGTCAAAGAAACTTTTAAATATCTCTACTTAGACTGTATCTGTAGTCCTCAAGCTCCGATATGTACCTGTTCGAAGCGACGGGAGATTGACATCATCACCAGAAAGCCGGTGACGGCATCCCAAGATGAATTGGATCATAATAATCGAGCTCATAGCGCAAAACTTAGAGTTTGTGAAAAACTTTAG
- the mraZ gene encoding division/cell wall cluster transcriptional repressor MraZ: MLIGEYRHSLDAKQRVIIPAKFREELNENFIITKGLDNCLFIYPATEWEKIETKLKSLPLTNRDVRSFLRTFYAGAVSESLDRQGRVVLPQNLRDHAHIDKDVVIIGVSTRVEIWDLKTWEAYNAEQSMSYEDIAEKMEDLGI; encoded by the coding sequence ATGTTAATTGGTGAATATCGACACAGCCTCGATGCCAAACAGCGGGTTATCATACCTGCAAAATTTCGAGAAGAACTCAATGAAAATTTTATAATCACCAAAGGCTTGGACAACTGTCTTTTTATTTATCCAGCGACAGAATGGGAGAAGATTGAAACCAAGCTAAAATCGCTGCCGCTGACCAATCGGGATGTACGAAGTTTTCTTCGAACCTTCTATGCCGGTGCTGTATCTGAATCATTGGATCGTCAAGGCCGTGTCGTTCTTCCTCAAAATTTACGCGACCATGCCCATATTGATAAAGATGTGGTCATTATAGGCGTCAGCACCAGGGTAGAAATTTGGGATTTGAAAACTTGGGAAGCTTACAATGCCGAACAGTCTATGAGCTATGAAGACATAGCGGAGAAAATGGAAGATTTGGGGATTTAA
- a CDS encoding UDP-N-acetylglucosamine--N-acetylmuramyl-(pentapeptide) pyrophosphoryl-undecaprenol N-acetylglucosamine transferase, which produces MRIILSGGGTGGHIYPALAIANEIKKRDPKGAILYIGRIGGLEEELVQEAGFEFRGIHIDGLPRKALNKQTAITLYNLFRGLNECGGIIKVFKPDVVIGTGGYVCAPVVLKAQQKGIKTVIQEQNAYPGKTNRFLAKKADIVAINFKEAEAYLDSDHILYTGNPVRDDFIHLDREVVRKELGLLPTDRFVLSFGGSGGQESTNNAMLELLKTELDFKLMHITGKAHYQEFIKNAADNPMATILDYSNEIPKYMVASDLVISSSSAMTLAEISQVGRASILIPKAYTAGNHQHFNAMSYKDAGAAEVITEDLLNGTTLKAVIEDLLQHDEKRHVMETATHGLGNLDGVKNCVDAIEKLI; this is translated from the coding sequence ATGAGAATCATACTTTCAGGGGGCGGTACTGGAGGCCACATTTATCCGGCACTTGCCATTGCAAATGAAATAAAAAAAAGAGACCCTAAAGGAGCAATTCTCTATATTGGACGTATTGGGGGCCTTGAAGAGGAATTAGTTCAGGAAGCGGGTTTTGAATTTAGAGGCATTCACATTGACGGGTTGCCCCGAAAAGCTCTGAATAAACAGACGGCCATCACGCTATACAATCTCTTTCGAGGGTTAAACGAATGTGGCGGCATCATTAAAGTATTTAAACCAGATGTTGTCATCGGCACGGGAGGCTACGTTTGTGCGCCGGTGGTGTTAAAGGCTCAGCAAAAGGGCATTAAAACCGTCATCCAGGAACAAAATGCGTATCCGGGGAAAACAAACCGATTTTTGGCGAAAAAAGCGGACATTGTGGCTATTAATTTTAAAGAAGCCGAGGCCTATTTAGACTCTGATCATATTCTGTATACCGGCAATCCGGTGAGAGATGATTTTATTCATCTTGATCGAGAGGTTGTGCGAAAGGAACTGGGTTTGTTGCCAACCGATCGTTTCGTCTTATCTTTCGGTGGAAGTGGCGGACAGGAATCAACTAACAATGCGATGCTGGAACTCTTGAAAACAGAGTTGGACTTTAAACTGATGCATATTACCGGTAAAGCGCACTATCAAGAATTCATAAAAAATGCAGCTGACAATCCTATGGCCACAATTTTGGATTATTCCAACGAAATTCCAAAGTATATGGTAGCCAGTGATCTGGTTATTTCCAGTTCCTCGGCGATGACTCTTGCAGAAATTTCACAAGTGGGGCGGGCGAGCATTCTCATTCCAAAAGCTTATACCGCAGGCAATCATCAACATTTTAATGCGATGAGCTATAAAGATGCCGGTGCAGCTGAAGTCATTACGGAAGACCTATTAAACGGCACGACGCTCAAAGCTGTGATTGAAGATTTGTTGCAGCATGATGAAAAGCGTCATGTTATGGAGACGGCAACTCATGGATTGGGTAATCTCGATGGCGTAAAAAACTGTGTTGATGCTATTGAAAAACTGATATGA
- the mraY gene encoding phospho-N-acetylmuramoyl-pentapeptide-transferase, translating into MNTFKDDLPLLVLACLAAVLFPFWTPLAIIIALVSGHFLVPFLRRLKAGQAIREEGPKSHLKKGGTPTIGGIIFLFSTLLVSLLAIKMPATDVLMILFTTFAFGAVGFIDDYIKVIKNRNLGLTAEQKLSLQILVAIVIIGYEFIKGEPTSILIPGLDRTVDLGWFYVPFIIFVVVGTVNSVNLTDGLDGLSSSVTIIVMVFFYIVSVKLGAYSIATFCIVLAGSLLGFLFYNKYPAKVFMGDTGSLALGGAVVSVAILLKLPLILPLACGVYFMETLSVIIQVVSFKTTGRRVFKMSPLHHHFEESGWKETKVVSAFVLAQLVLCVISYILLFM; encoded by the coding sequence ATGAACACATTTAAAGATGATTTGCCACTTTTGGTGTTGGCCTGTTTAGCGGCCGTCTTATTTCCCTTTTGGACTCCCTTGGCTATAATTATTGCGCTAGTCTCGGGACATTTTCTCGTACCGTTTTTGCGGCGTTTAAAAGCAGGACAGGCCATTCGTGAAGAGGGTCCTAAGAGTCATTTAAAAAAAGGCGGTACACCGACTATAGGGGGAATCATCTTTTTATTCAGCACGCTTTTGGTCAGTCTGCTTGCTATAAAGATGCCGGCAACAGACGTATTGATGATTCTGTTTACGACATTTGCCTTTGGCGCTGTCGGATTTATTGACGACTATATCAAAGTCATAAAAAATCGGAATTTGGGTTTGACGGCAGAGCAAAAACTTTCGCTGCAAATCCTTGTGGCCATAGTCATCATCGGTTATGAATTTATCAAGGGGGAACCGACTTCAATTTTGATTCCCGGCTTAGATCGCACAGTGGATCTGGGATGGTTTTATGTTCCTTTTATTATTTTTGTCGTAGTGGGGACGGTAAATTCCGTCAACTTAACTGATGGATTGGATGGTCTTTCTTCCAGTGTGACCATTATCGTCATGGTTTTCTTTTACATTGTGTCGGTAAAGCTTGGAGCTTACTCTATTGCGACTTTCTGCATCGTGTTGGCAGGATCGCTACTAGGGTTTCTCTTCTACAACAAGTATCCCGCCAAGGTATTTATGGGGGATACAGGTTCCCTCGCCTTAGGCGGTGCGGTCGTGTCTGTGGCCATTCTCTTGAAGTTGCCTCTGATTTTGCCTTTGGCGTGTGGCGTGTATTTCATGGAGACTTTGAGTGTTATTATTCAGGTGGTCTCTTTTAAAACCACGGGACGACGGGTGTTTAAAATGTCACCCCTGCATCATCATTTTGAAGAATCGGGATGGAAAGAGACCAAGGTAGTCAGTGCGTTTGTCCTGGCACAGCTGGTACTCTGTGTCATCTCTTATATACTGTTATTTATGTGA
- a CDS encoding FtsB family cell division protein, translating into MFKVKVKVKKNRNQKKPLYLTLAIVIIMILGVAISYGQLSGLDKELMALESEITELKKNKVTLEADIMGIKNSKDIQEAAMYKLGMVYPNENQIVYIDISEQKATEKVKYNVFLSPILSVLKSFDAE; encoded by the coding sequence ATGTTCAAAGTAAAAGTTAAAGTCAAAAAAAATCGAAATCAGAAAAAACCATTGTATCTTACCTTGGCTATTGTTATTATAATGATTTTAGGGGTTGCAATTTCCTATGGCCAACTATCCGGTCTTGACAAAGAGCTCATGGCATTGGAAAGTGAAATCACGGAATTGAAGAAAAACAAAGTCACGCTTGAAGCTGATATTATGGGCATAAAAAATTCTAAGGATATTCAAGAAGCTGCGATGTATAAACTGGGCATGGTGTATCCGAATGAGAATCAAATTGTATACATTGATATTTCTGAACAGAAAGCTACAGAAAAAGTTAAATACAATGTATTTCTAAGTCCCATTCTATCCGTACTAAAGTCTTTTGATGCGGAGTAG
- the murD gene encoding UDP-N-acetylmuramoyl-L-alanine--D-glutamate ligase, with protein MQHVLIIGMGITGRSMAKKLAEKGIRCFGFDDKDLAEGVAPFETFEATPVDAIIKSPGIRPDHPLILEGERLGLSVYSDLDIFGRYFQHTILAVTGTNGKTTTTSLIASILEQSHKAQAIGNIGVGVMDAIDSDNEMVVVECSSFQLAFSNSFHPNVAVITNISPDHLDWHGTFNNYRDAKLNVLSQLTEKDFCVLNYHDSELQSLDTSAKVVYFSLDDFGKNGAFIRDNTFCYRTGEAVEAIMSVKDVQLIGNHNLENILAAICAVKVLNVDNKDIEMALKAFEGVEHRLEYVTTKGGVAFYNDSKGTNPDSSIKAVSAFEKRLHLIAGGYQKYADYTELLEIAKGKLAGLYLIGETAPDIKKVADGLGIGNNMYANLEDAVLAAYHNSEAGDSILLSPACASWDMYESYEVRGRHFKRVVNNLED; from the coding sequence ATGCAACACGTACTCATTATTGGAATGGGCATTACCGGCCGTTCCATGGCAAAAAAATTAGCGGAGAAAGGCATCCGGTGTTTTGGTTTTGACGACAAAGATTTGGCAGAGGGGGTTGCGCCTTTTGAAACGTTTGAGGCGACACCGGTGGACGCCATTATTAAAAGTCCGGGGATTCGGCCGGATCACCCATTGATACTTGAAGGCGAAAGGTTGGGTCTTTCGGTCTACAGCGATTTGGATATCTTTGGACGCTATTTTCAGCATACCATTCTTGCTGTGACGGGAACCAATGGCAAGACCACGACGACAAGTCTCATCGCTTCGATCTTGGAGCAGTCTCACAAGGCCCAAGCTATCGGCAATATTGGTGTCGGTGTTATGGATGCTATTGACAGCGATAATGAGATGGTGGTAGTGGAGTGCAGCTCCTTTCAATTAGCTTTTTCAAACAGTTTTCACCCTAATGTCGCAGTTATCACGAACATTTCTCCGGATCATTTGGATTGGCATGGCACGTTCAATAATTACAGAGATGCAAAACTCAATGTTCTTTCTCAGTTGACAGAGAAAGATTTTTGTGTGTTGAATTATCATGATTCAGAGCTTCAGTCACTTGACACATCGGCGAAAGTTGTTTATTTTTCGCTTGATGACTTTGGGAAAAACGGCGCGTTTATTCGAGATAACACCTTCTGTTATCGCACGGGAGAAGCTGTCGAAGCGATTATGTCAGTCAAGGACGTTCAGCTCATTGGCAATCACAATCTTGAAAATATTTTGGCGGCCATTTGTGCAGTCAAGGTGCTTAATGTCGATAATAAAGACATTGAAATGGCACTTAAAGCATTTGAAGGTGTAGAGCACCGTTTGGAATATGTCACGACCAAGGGCGGGGTGGCCTTTTATAACGACTCGAAAGGTACCAACCCGGATTCCAGTATCAAGGCGGTGAGTGCTTTCGAAAAACGCCTTCACCTTATTGCCGGCGGTTACCAAAAATATGCGGACTATACCGAACTGCTGGAAATTGCAAAGGGTAAACTGGCAGGCCTCTATCTCATTGGAGAAACGGCACCAGACATTAAAAAGGTGGCTGATGGGCTGGGAATAGGCAATAACATGTATGCCAATTTGGAAGACGCCGTTTTAGCAGCATATCATAATAGTGAGGCGGGAGACAGTATACTTCTCTCTCCGGCCTGTGCGTCATGGGATATGTATGAGAGCTATGAAGTTAGGGGACGGCATTTTAAACGTGTGGTGAACAATCTTGAAGATTAA
- a CDS encoding sensor histidine kinase yields the protein MTPHQKTNLVKNSMMFNFWKYFMLFAAAIILCLWLFQVVFLNQFYETMKIREVTKIGTLLRDNFTSKDFESKVLNTSQNRGMNIEVIDKNGYLVLPLNWVEVIVNPRVLDRESFNKFFENVGYKKDAYKITLTKFKYIENTTIVYGGYLGIKDGEPMYLLIKTNLEPVDAAVDILKNILMIVTGLSFTLSVVVAYFISKRLSSPLVKMSRTARQLAGGNYNVSFDEGAYSEIDDLSQTLNYATNELTKTIEMRKDIIANVSHDLKTPLTVIRSYAEMIRDISGDNRDKRLEHIDIIINESDKLTKFVNDLLDISKLEGSLENVHLAPVDLKVLTEDVLHRMNDDHGITIEAMAHPVILADKRRMEQVIYNFITNAVKYTGADKKIRIVIASHGENHIEYACIDNGEGIDAKNRDAVWDRFYRIRDNQTRPRVGTGLGLHIVKSILELHGFEYGVDSELGKGSKFYFIAEAFKLN from the coding sequence TTGACACCACACCAAAAGACGAACTTAGTTAAAAATAGTATGATGTTTAACTTCTGGAAGTATTTCATGCTCTTTGCCGCAGCTATTATTCTGTGTCTTTGGCTGTTTCAGGTTGTGTTTTTAAACCAATTTTACGAGACCATGAAAATTCGAGAAGTCACTAAAATCGGAACCCTTCTTCGTGATAACTTTACGAGTAAAGACTTTGAAAGCAAAGTGTTGAACACCTCTCAAAATAGAGGGATGAACATTGAAGTTATCGATAAAAACGGCTATTTGGTACTGCCGCTGAACTGGGTAGAAGTCATCGTGAATCCAAGAGTTTTGGACCGGGAGAGTTTTAACAAATTTTTTGAGAATGTAGGCTATAAAAAGGATGCCTACAAAATTACGCTAACGAAGTTTAAGTATATTGAAAATACGACGATCGTCTATGGCGGTTATCTTGGCATCAAAGATGGCGAACCCATGTATCTGCTCATCAAAACAAACTTGGAACCTGTCGATGCTGCGGTAGATATTTTAAAAAATATCTTGATGATTGTCACAGGCCTTTCCTTTACTTTGTCGGTGGTAGTGGCCTACTTTATCTCCAAGCGTTTGTCGTCGCCCTTGGTGAAAATGTCAAGGACGGCTCGACAGCTTGCCGGAGGCAATTACAACGTCAGTTTTGATGAAGGGGCCTATTCTGAAATTGACGACCTTTCTCAAACTTTAAACTATGCCACCAATGAGCTAACCAAAACTATTGAAATGCGTAAAGATATCATCGCCAATGTATCTCATGACTTAAAGACGCCTCTTACGGTGATTCGATCTTATGCTGAGATGATTCGTGATATCTCAGGGGATAATCGTGATAAACGTCTCGAACATATTGATATTATTATCAATGAATCGGACAAGCTCACCAAGTTTGTTAACGATCTTTTGGATATTTCAAAGTTGGAAGGCTCTCTCGAGAATGTACACTTGGCTCCTGTGGATTTGAAAGTGCTCACAGAAGATGTACTTCATCGGATGAATGATGATCACGGCATTACCATCGAGGCCATGGCACATCCTGTCATTTTAGCGGATAAACGGAGAATGGAACAGGTGATTTATAATTTTATCACCAATGCCGTGAAGTATACCGGCGCCGATAAAAAAATCCGCATTGTCATAGCATCACATGGTGAAAATCACATTGAATATGCCTGCATTGACAACGGTGAAGGGATTGATGCTAAAAATCGGGATGCAGTTTGGGATCGCTTTTACCGCATTCGGGATAATCAAACCCGTCCGCGGGTAGGGACAGGTCTGGGACTGCACATCGTTAAAAGTATTTTGGAACTCCATGGGTTTGAATATGGTGTGGATTCTGAACTGGGGAAAGGATCAAAATTTTATTTTATAGCTGAAGCATTTAAATTGAATTGA